TGACCCTGGCTGAAGCCAGCAAGGTTTCCTTTCCCATCTCCCCCCAAAGCGCCAACACAACTGCTTTTGGCAGAACAAAGGGTGCACGGCGCCCCAGTATCCCGGCCAGGGTATGCGTAAATTCTCTATTAGTCACAGGTTCCGGTGCCGTAAGATTTACCGGACCACGGATCTCTTTGTTTCCAAGGATATGAAGAATACCGCCCAACACATCTTCCATGCCGATCCAGCTCATGTACTGTTTACCATCGGCCAGCCGGGTGCCAAGCCCCATTAAAAAAGGCTGCAACATACGTTCCAACGCCCCGCCGGCCGGGGTCAGCACCACACCGATTCGCAGTTGTACTGTACGGATACCGGCATCCATGGCACCCAAAGAAGCCGCTTCCCACTGACGACAAACCCGGGAGATAAAGCAATCGCTCCCTTCACTTTCCTCTGTTAGCCTGCTTTGTCCACCATCACCATAAACCCCAATGGCAGAGGCAGAAACAAAGGTGGACGGTGGATGGGGCATTTGTTTCATCTTTTCCACAAGCACCCGTGTAGAAATAACCCGTGAATTGAGAATTTTGGCACGCTGACTAAAAGTCCATTTCCCTTTGGAAATATCCACTCCGTTCAAATTAATCACCGCATCAACAGGCCCAATAGCATCCATATCTAAAACATTGCTGTAAGGATCCCAGAAGTGCACATTTTGTGATTGTTTATTTAAATCACAAACCGAAGAATCACGCACCAGACAGATTACTTCATGACCACAGGTCTTTAAAAAAGAGACCAGAGTTTTTCCAATGGCGCCGGACCCGCCTGAGATCAAAATCCGCTGTTTTTGTATTTTACCCACCCGGTTCTCCATATCATATTTGAGCACCTGATGCCGATAGAAAAACATGCGCGATAGTTCTCTTTTGGCGTATCCGTAAAAAGGGAGGCTGAAAATGCCGAAGGGGAGACTAAACTTGACCTGATCTTCCATAACGGTTATATCCGGTGAACGCTCATGAAACAGATGAGAGTGCTCCCAATGGGCAAAAGGGCCTTTAATTTGACAGTCCCGAAACATTGCGTTTTTTTTGTAACCGATATGCCGGGCCTGCCATTTCATGGGAATTCCAAAAATCTTTATTTTGAATGTAACTTCAACGCCTTTATCAATGCCCCTGCCCTTTCTTGCCACCAGTGACAACGGTGCCCATGGCGGCGTAAGCCGATTGATGGCACCATCTTTTTCATGCCAGGCAAAGACAGCTGATACAGGGGCATGAATTGGGCTTTTTTGAATAAATATTTTTTTTATCATAAAATCTAAATCCTCAATTGGGCAGATTTGTGCAGCAATGCCGAAGGTGGGTGACTTTTTGTTCAAACACCAAATAATTTTTAAGATTCATAATATAGTAATACCCTGCAAGTTAAAATCATTTTCTCGAAAGGACAAAGGGAGGGGCAGTAGATGCAAAAAATGATACCCGTGAACAAATTTTGCCGACATGTAAAAAAAAATGACAGGTACCAAACAAACGACCCGCGGTCTTTGAGATAAAGACAGCGGGTCTTTTAAATTCTGAAACACCAGCAGATCATGTACTCACAACTGCCGGTTCATACCAAAAATAATGTCTGATCCTACATGAAAATTTAAGCTTTCCACAGCCCGTGAAGATTGCAATACGCCATGGCTTCAACTTTGTCTTCGTCACATTTAAAAACCGCTTCAGGCGCCGCATCCGGTTCAAGCATCATACGCTGAACATATGCACCGTTACAGGATACAAGTTCAATCCATTCGATATAGTGTTCTTTTGTCATGGGATGAGCAACGCTGCCCACAGACACTTTGTAACCACCTTCAATTTTTTCAAGTACGGGAACATGTTTTTCTTTAGCGGCATCAACCGTATTGGCCACCAGGCGATCCATGGGTTTTCCGCAGCAGGTTGCCGGCGGTTGTTCACCATGGAGAACCTGAACAATGTTGCCGCATTTTTGACATTTATAAATTCCCATTTTTTCAGCCATTGATAACACTCCTTTTGTTTAAAAAGTTTATGAAACGCTGTCTGTGAGAGCCAGTTTTTGACCCTGCCATTAATATAGGTTGTAGACAGACTTTTCTACAGAGCGATCTGCTGCTTTTGCTTTGAGCATCTGCTCAAACATTTGCCCTGATAATTGTCTGCGGCCTTTGGTCGCCTCCCGGAACAACGAGGCAATTTGAAAATAAAATTCATTTTCAGACTTAATCGCACCATAAAAAGGAGCCCGTTTTTTTTCCGGTCGGCTTTCATTTCTTTGATGCGCAATCACTTTAGTCATTTTTTTGCCTCCTTTGTTTAACCGGGTGGATCAAAAGCATCCAAACCCGATTGTTAATCTAATGCAGAAATTTTGCAAAAACAATACCATCATTTATTTATTTACGATTTTATACCAGCACAACACCTATAATTGCATTATTCGGGAGAATCAGTTACCAGGCTCGCCTCAAAAGGAAAGCGTTAACACACATATGTCTCATCAAGACGTATCGTTGACGATACATAAAACAACTGATTGTAATTAATTTTTCGTAAGTTTTTCGTTTGATCGTTATCTGAAGAATTTTCACGAATATAACAAGATACAAAAATAAAAAGCAAGAGAAAAAACACTTTTTTACATTCTTATAATGTCACACGGATCAAACATATTGCGAACAAGGGACGCCTTGTTCACGCCTGCGGTGACACGTATTACCTTATTTTCTCAAATATTCATAAAGCGTTGCGAAACAATTATACCCCAGTAATTTGAAATATTGCACATTGACATTAACTTTTGTGCAGGCATAATATATGCTTTATTTTAACCGTGATGACCATGACGGTTAGAAAATTGAAATATTTAAGGAGAAAAAGTTAAATGGATAATTGTATCCCCAAACTATACGGATTAAGTACATGCAGTCACTGCAGAGCCACCAGAAAGCTGTTTGATGAACACAATATTGAATATGAATATGTACAGGTTGACGACTTCAAGGGGGATGAGCGTAAGGAACTTCTCAAGGAAATCAAAGCATTGAACCCAAGATGCTCTTTTCCCACCATTGAAATCGATAAAGAGACTGTAATTGTCGGAAATAAGCAAAACGATATTAAAAAAGCATTGGGAATAAAAGAATGAACACAGAACAGCTTTATAATGCTCTGAAAAAATCACAGGAAAAACAAGGGGCTTTTTTTAACAAAGACAAAGATCTGGTATTTGAATTGCTGGAAAGCCTGCAACTCAACAGAGAAAGGTACGGCTATATGGCCTGTCCATGCCGTTTAGCCTGTGGTGACAGGGAACACGACAAGGATATTATCTGTCCCTGCGAGTACCGTAAGGCGGATATGGAAGAATTTGGCGCCTGCTATTGCGGTCTTTATGTCTCGGAAAGGGTGAACAATCTTGAAGCGGTGCCGGAGTATGTCCCGGAAAGAAGGCCCACAGAAAAAGTAATCTAAAAGTAAGCCCCTGCCCGACACAAGCCAGTGTCGGGCAGGGGCTTATAATTTCAAAGGTGCGAATAATACGCCTACACTTCAACCACCAATCCCACCGGGCAGTGATCAGAACCCAAAATGTCATTATCAATGAATGCGTCTTTTACAACCCCGTTTTCAATGAGATCACGGGTGACAAAAAAGTAGTCAATACGCCATCCTGCATTATTTTTTCTTGCATTAAAACGGTAGGACCACCACGAATATTTCACCGTTTCAGGATAAAAATGGCGAAAGGTGTCCACATACCCCTTATCCAACATTTTATCCAGCACATCCCGCTCGATCCGCAAGAAGCCGGATCGCTTGGCGTTAGGCCCCGGATTTTTCAAATCGATTTCATTATGGGCTGTGTTAAAATCACCGGTGACGATAATTGATTTCCCCTCATCTCTTAATTCTTGGGCATAATCAATAAACCAATCATAAAACGCCAATTTATAGGCAAGCCTTTCATCGTTCATCTGGCCGTTGGGAAAATAGATGTTAAACACAACAAATTGCTTAAAGTCCATTCTTATTATCCGGCCTTCACCATCATATTCGGGCATACCAAACTGGGTCGTCACAGCATTCGGCGTAATTTTTGTGTATGAGGCCACACCGGAGTAACCCTTTTTAACGGTTGAATAATTCCAAAAGCTTTCGTAGTCACCAAATTGAATCATCTGGTCACTTCGTTGATCCTCCTGAAGCTTTGTCTCCTGGAGCATCAGAATGTCCGGGTCCATGTCGGCTACGGAATCAAAAAAATTTTTTTTCAAAACCGCACGAAGCCCGTTTACATTCCATGAAACCAGCTTTAATTGTGTTTTTTTAACCATAGTGAACGGTTCTTTACTCTGCGAAAAAGCCATGAGAATACTATTGGGTATAAAATTCTCATGGCTCGTGCAATGCTGGGAATTCGTTGAGGATCAGTATTAAAAATTATCCTTCATTGTCTGCCAGATAATCATCATACATGGATTCCAGGCCAAGTTTATGCTTGGACTCTTCCTGGACAAGGATCTGAAACAACTTTTTTGCGTCGGTGTTATCAGTCTTCTCTGATAGAACCTGATACAGTTTGACTGATTTTTCCTCTCTTTTCATGGCAAGCTTCAAAACTTCAGGCATAGGCATGCCCTTTTCATATTCGGTATCCACCATGTAATTGCTTATTTTAAGATCAGGAATCTTTTTGAGCTCATAGCTGTCAATCATCGCCTTGTTTCCGGAAATATCGGAAAGCAGCGCCACATGTTTTTCTTCCTCTTTTGAGAAATCAATGAAAGTCTGTTTCAGTGCTGCGGAAGGGGCTTCCTCGGCAAAAGATGCATAAAATTTTACAGCTTCTTTTTCTCTGTCAATTGCAAATTCCAATATTTCATCCACGGATTTAAAGTTCATTTAGTATAACCTCCTTTGTATACCGTTATTCAATATCCAGTAAACCATTTTCATGCCTAATGTCTACCCAAATCAGCAATTTTTATACCATCCAATTTGGGAAATTTAAATAGTATCATGCACTGTATCACATTTGCCAATGTTATCATAGAAAACCATAAGCTGGATACCGATTAAAGTAAAAACATGTTTCATACGACTTTGTCTCAGTCACTATTGTGTCACTATTCAAACCGTCCGGTAATATAATCTTCAGTAAGTTGATGCAGCGGATTTAAGAAGATCTGATCTGTTGGGCCAACTTCGATAAGATCTCCCTGGTGAAAATAGGCCGTACGCTGGGATATGCGGGATGCCTGCTGCATAGAGTGCGTCACAATGGCAATGGTGTAATTGTGTCTAAGCTCATCAATAAGTTCTTCGATAATTGCCGTGGCAATGGGGTCCAGGGAGGAGCATGGTTCATCCATGAGAATCACTTCCGGGTTCACGGCAATTGCTCTTGCAATGCACAGACGCTGCTGCTGACCGCCGGACAAACTGGTTCCGGGCATTTCCAATCGGTCCTTAACTTCACTCCAAAGCCCGGCCCGTTTCAGTGCTCCCACAACCAGTTCGTCGGTCTCTTCCCGGTTCCGCACAAGACCGTGGATTCTAGCACCATAGGCAATGTTGTTATAGATAGATTTGGGAAATGGGTTGGGCATTTGGAACACCATACCCACTTGGGCCCTTAACGGTACCACATCCACGTCACTGTCATATATATTTTTGCCATCCATGATGACCTGGCCGGTTACAAGACAGTTTTCAACGGTATCATTCATTCGGTTAAGACAGCGAAGAAACGTTGATTTACCGCACCCGGAAGGACCGATCATTGCGATCACTTCGTTGCGCCCGATATCCAAGGTGATATTGCTGATGGCTCTTTTGGAATCGTAGTAGACCGCCAGATCCCGACAGCTCATCCTGGGATTTTCAACCGTAGTCTGCCCCACGGTTGTCCGCTCTGTCCGCTCGATCAGCGGACGACGCCCTGCTCTTCTGGGCGTATGACCGGTTGTTTGTTCCTCATTCATTTTTGATTTTATCTATCCTTAATTAAGATCATCCAAAGTCAAAGGAATAAGTTGTTCAGCAACTTTTCTATAATGCCGCCGTTCCGCCATAGGCATGGGGATCAACCCCTTAGCTGTCAGATACCCATCATCACCCCAGGTATTTTCACTTGTAAATTCAGCCAAATATGACCTCATGCCGGGGATATTATCGACATGTGCTTTTTTAATATAAAAATACAGGGGCCGAGACAAGGGATAAAATCCGTCGGCAATGGCCTCAAATGTCGGCTGCACACCGTCAATAAAGGTTCCCTGGATTTTATCCGTGTTCTGGTCCAGAAAAGAAAAGCCCAAAACGCCTAAGGCATCAGGGGCCTTGACCAATTTTTCCACAATTAGGTTATCATTTTCACCGGCCTCGATATAAGCACCGTCTTCTCGAATGGTATCGCAGATTATTTTGTATCTTTTGTTATCGATTGTTTTCAAATTTGCTATCCATGTAAATGTATTTGCGCCGGCTTCCATGGCAAGTTCCATAAACGCATCACGAGTTCCCGATGTAGGCGGCGGACCAAGCACCTCAATTTTACTATCCGGAAGCGATGGATTTATCTGATTCCAGGTTTCATATGGGTTTGGTTGCAAAGCGCCCGTATCGCCGGTCACAGGCACCTGTTTTGCCAGACCAAGAAACAGGTCTTTTCTGGTCAGCCTAAATACCGGACTCTGTCTTGAATTTGCAACAACAATGCCGTCATAGCCAATTTTTACCTCAACGACCTCTTTTACACCGTTGCTGAAGTCTTTTTTCAGCTGACTTTTTGTAATCCGGGATGAACTGTTGGTAATATCCGGGTGGTCTATACCAATACCTGCGCCAAAAAGCTTATGGCCGCCGCCGGATCCGGTGGATTCAACTTTCGGGGTTTTAAAGCGCGTTTTTTTTCCAAAATTTTCAGCCACTACAGTGGCAAATGGATAAACTGTTGAGGATCCGACAATGGTGATATAATCCCTTGCTGCACCGCCAAAAGCCTGGCCCATCCCAACAAATAATAAAGAAGCCGGGATAATCATAATAACAATCAGTTTTGTCATGGGAATACTCCTGAAACATACGTTCTACAACAAGATAAATAAGATCTACAACTCACTGATTTTTTACAAATATTTTTTTTAAGATGACAGCCGTACCATTCATGACCACTAAAAACAACAGAAGCACCAAAATAGCAGCGGACGCTTTTTCAAGAAATGCTTTTTCCGGACTGCCGCTCCACAAAAAGATCTGTACGGGCAGCACCGTAGAAGGATCTGTAAACCCGGCAGGGACATTCACAATAAAAGCCACCATGCCGATCATCAAAAGGGGCGCCGCTTCCCCTAAAACCCGGGACATGGCGATGATTGTACCGGTGACCATGCCCGGCAAGGCATGGGGCAAAAGATGATGAGCCACCATCTGAACTTTGGAACTACCAATCCCTAAGCTTGCCTCACGAATGGAATGCGGTACCGCCCTAAGCGCCGAACGACCGACATTAATAACAGAGGGCAACGTCATCAGAGTTAAAACCAGCCCGCTGACAATCGGGACAGACCTGGGCAGACCTAAAAAATTTAAAAACACCGCAAGTCCCAGCAACCCAAACAAAAGCGGCGGTGCAGCTGCCAGGTTATTAATATTTACTTCAATGATATCTTTGAATCTGCTTTTCGGCGCAAACTCTTCCAGATACACAGCAGCTGATATCCCAGTGGGTAAAGATAGAACCAAAGTAACGATAAGGGTATA
This window of the uncultured Desulfobacter sp. genome carries:
- a CDS encoding TIGR01777 family oxidoreductase translates to MIKKIFIQKSPIHAPVSAVFAWHEKDGAINRLTPPWAPLSLVARKGRGIDKGVEVTFKIKIFGIPMKWQARHIGYKKNAMFRDCQIKGPFAHWEHSHLFHERSPDITVMEDQVKFSLPFGIFSLPFYGYAKRELSRMFFYRHQVLKYDMENRVGKIQKQRILISGGSGAIGKTLVSFLKTCGHEVICLVRDSSVCDLNKQSQNVHFWDPYSNVLDMDAIGPVDAVINLNGVDISKGKWTFSQRAKILNSRVISTRVLVEKMKQMPHPPSTFVSASAIGVYGDGGQSRLTEESEGSDCFISRVCRQWEAASLGAMDAGIRTVQLRIGVVLTPAGGALERMLQPFLMGLGTRLADGKQYMSWIGMEDVLGGILHILGNKEIRGPVNLTAPEPVTNREFTHTLAGILGRRAPFVLPKAVVLALWGEMGKETLLASARVMPEKLIKSGYKFVHPKLGMALGHVLGRVAVKKQMEKCK
- a CDS encoding desulfoferrodoxin; amino-acid sequence: MAEKMGIYKCQKCGNIVQVLHGEQPPATCCGKPMDRLVANTVDAAKEKHVPVLEKIEGGYKVSVGSVAHPMTKEHYIEWIELVSCNGAYVQRMMLEPDAAPEAVFKCDEDKVEAMAYCNLHGLWKA
- a CDS encoding glutaredoxin family protein gives rise to the protein MDNCIPKLYGLSTCSHCRATRKLFDEHNIEYEYVQVDDFKGDERKELLKEIKALNPRCSFPTIEIDKETVIVGNKQNDIKKALGIKE
- a CDS encoding ferredoxin-thioredoxin reductase catalytic domain-containing protein — its product is MNTEQLYNALKKSQEKQGAFFNKDKDLVFELLESLQLNRERYGYMACPCRLACGDREHDKDIICPCEYRKADMEEFGACYCGLYVSERVNNLEAVPEYVPERRPTEKVI
- a CDS encoding exodeoxyribonuclease III; translation: MVKKTQLKLVSWNVNGLRAVLKKNFFDSVADMDPDILMLQETKLQEDQRSDQMIQFGDYESFWNYSTVKKGYSGVASYTKITPNAVTTQFGMPEYDGEGRIIRMDFKQFVVFNIYFPNGQMNDERLAYKLAFYDWFIDYAQELRDEGKSIIVTGDFNTAHNEIDLKNPGPNAKRSGFLRIERDVLDKMLDKGYVDTFRHFYPETVKYSWWSYRFNARKNNAGWRIDYFFVTRDLIENGVVKDAFIDNDILGSDHCPVGLVVEV
- a CDS encoding ferritin family protein, encoding MNFKSVDEILEFAIDREKEAVKFYASFAEEAPSAALKQTFIDFSKEEEKHVALLSDISGNKAMIDSYELKKIPDLKISNYMVDTEYEKGMPMPEVLKLAMKREEKSVKLYQVLSEKTDNTDAKKLFQILVQEESKHKLGLESMYDDYLADNEG
- the pstB gene encoding phosphate ABC transporter ATP-binding protein PstB, with the protein product MNEEQTTGHTPRRAGRRPLIERTERTTVGQTTVENPRMSCRDLAVYYDSKRAISNITLDIGRNEVIAMIGPSGCGKSTFLRCLNRMNDTVENCLVTGQVIMDGKNIYDSDVDVVPLRAQVGMVFQMPNPFPKSIYNNIAYGARIHGLVRNREETDELVVGALKRAGLWSEVKDRLEMPGTSLSGGQQQRLCIARAIAVNPEVILMDEPCSSLDPIATAIIEELIDELRHNYTIAIVTHSMQQASRISQRTAYFHQGDLIEVGPTDQIFLNPLHQLTEDYITGRFE
- a CDS encoding substrate-binding domain-containing protein, coding for MTKLIVIMIIPASLLFVGMGQAFGGAARDYITIVGSSTVYPFATVVAENFGKKTRFKTPKVESTGSGGGHKLFGAGIGIDHPDITNSSSRITKSQLKKDFSNGVKEVVEVKIGYDGIVVANSRQSPVFRLTRKDLFLGLAKQVPVTGDTGALQPNPYETWNQINPSLPDSKIEVLGPPPTSGTRDAFMELAMEAGANTFTWIANLKTIDNKRYKIICDTIREDGAYIEAGENDNLIVEKLVKAPDALGVLGFSFLDQNTDKIQGTFIDGVQPTFEAIADGFYPLSRPLYFYIKKAHVDNIPGMRSYLAEFTSENTWGDDGYLTAKGLIPMPMAERRHYRKVAEQLIPLTLDDLN
- a CDS encoding PstA family ABC transporter permease; this encodes MNNPSDQTVPDRGRTIDLVKKGLNKRYRKERCFRICGFAAVIISLCFLALLFISIISNGYTAFQQTLVRLDVFLDTSVIDKDDLAGANYSKLIHDALVSVCPDVTKHDDKRKLYRLVSTGASYILQDYVARNRNDIGTTIQIWLPADADVDMLMKGNIDLDKPESQRRIDNRQLAWVDHLVSRNRIKKVFNRTFFTASDSREPELAGILGAVWGSFYTLIVTLVLSLPTGISAAVYLEEFAPKSRFKDIIEVNINNLAAAPPLLFGLLGLAVFLNFLGLPRSVPIVSGLVLTLMTLPSVINVGRSALRAVPHSIREASLGIGSSKVQMVAHHLLPHALPGMVTGTIIAMSRVLGEAAPLLMIGMVAFIVNVPAGFTDPSTVLPVQIFLWSGSPEKAFLEKASAAILVLLLFLVVMNGTAVILKKIFVKNQ